A genomic region of Runella rosea contains the following coding sequences:
- a CDS encoding dioxygenase family protein, with amino-acid sequence MKRRTFLKSTALSAIAVSATGFVRPEGDRYVGDCETTSDILGPFYRPDSPVRSNLVVKGEKGELVELVGKIKHQDCTTPYKNAKIELWHCDGNGVYDNATSEFRYRGTAFSDENGNYSFQTILPVAYDAGGGQIRPAHYHMMITAEGYQSLVTQLYFNGDKHIEKDAYANSDFAKKRILKVTDSGNAKKVFYDVSMAKIMMADPVSIDRLLGTYVNKEDKTKSREFFKKNNALWLKNEVFGEEYRYIGNNTFDYAGMPKGMFETYTFELLGAGGVKCTLNFMYENNQKGTIEYWKG; translated from the coding sequence ATGAAAAGAAGAACATTTTTAAAAAGTACAGCTTTATCAGCTATTGCAGTATCAGCCACTGGTTTTGTACGTCCAGAAGGCGACCGATACGTGGGCGATTGCGAAACTACCTCCGACATTTTAGGGCCTTTTTATCGGCCCGATAGCCCTGTCCGTAGCAATTTGGTCGTTAAAGGAGAAAAGGGAGAGTTGGTGGAATTGGTGGGTAAAATCAAGCACCAAGATTGCACAACTCCCTACAAAAACGCCAAAATTGAACTGTGGCATTGCGATGGAAATGGGGTTTACGACAACGCTACCTCGGAGTTCAGATACCGTGGCACAGCCTTTTCTGACGAAAACGGCAATTATTCCTTCCAAACGATTTTGCCCGTTGCGTATGATGCGGGTGGGGGCCAAATCAGACCTGCCCATTACCACATGATGATTACCGCCGAAGGTTACCAATCTTTGGTGACGCAGCTCTACTTCAATGGCGACAAGCACATCGAGAAAGACGCTTACGCCAACTCCGATTTTGCCAAAAAAAGAATCCTGAAAGTAACTGATTCGGGCAATGCAAAGAAGGTGTTTTACGATGTTTCAATGGCAAAAATCATGATGGCTGACCCAGTGTCAATTGATAGATTATTAGGTACTTATGTAAACAAAGAAGATAAAACCAAAAGCAGAGAATTTTTCAAAAAGAACAACGCGCTTTGGCTAAAAAATGAAGTGTTCGGTGAAGAATACCGCTACATTGGCAATAATACGTTCGACTACGCAGGAATGCCCAAAGGAATGTTTGAAACCTACACTTTTGAGCTATTAGGGGCGGGAGGCGTTAAATGTACATTGAATTTTATGTACGAAAACAATCAAAAAGGAACGATAGAGTATTGGAAAGGGTAG
- a CDS encoding tetratricopeptide repeat-containing sensor histidine kinase — MLNSLLKISILFITTYATSVFAQPLSLPTKEVDRLKQNLTVFKEDTNRVISLWCLARYHTMTEPRQAVLYATEAITLARKLKYTYGELVSMQALSFVSTITGDWQNGMQAAYEGLKISQTKYPKLEVVFYNLIALVYEKQQDSKQRLEWLLKAYNHPEIDSLPNNGKWLIYHNIGEVYENLNEYDSAMKYSKIIDINCRKLNIPIEVSYANAIMGRVEKKRKNYAEALQYLKIAMSFSNKFGNPFLESEQSVDLAGVFHEINQPDSAIFYAEKALNGGKKFKNLVLTASAAKLLAEIYEHKNPSKAISYLKILNATNDSLYTATRIIQTQNIVNTIQQRERDLKEAKKDYDNSIRQNALIGFLISLGLLTLILIRNNRQKQKGVAILKDKNREISLQKDEIEKTMEQKQMLLSELQHRVKNNLQYVISILEIQKESVNYSNIDDLIKSNQNRIHSIALLHKKLNLTDSVNDVDLKRYITDLSELVKDSYDNKFKNVNLFITCEVEILSITKALPLGLIIVELVSNSMKHAFKNQQNGIIDIEIRYDTHSKKNCLQYIDNGEGFDFVNVETKGLGVEIMKGLIDQLNGKIETYLKKGFELKIYF, encoded by the coding sequence ATGCTCAACAGCCTTCTTAAAATATCAATTTTATTCATCACGACTTATGCTACGTCAGTATTTGCACAGCCGCTTAGTCTGCCCACGAAAGAGGTCGATAGATTGAAACAAAATCTGACGGTTTTTAAAGAAGACACCAATAGAGTCATTAGCTTATGGTGTTTGGCAAGGTATCATACCATGACAGAGCCTCGTCAGGCGGTGTTGTATGCAACTGAGGCAATTACGCTCGCCCGAAAACTCAAATACACCTACGGCGAATTGGTCTCTATGCAGGCGTTAAGCTTTGTATCAACCATTACAGGCGACTGGCAAAATGGTATGCAGGCTGCTTACGAAGGTTTGAAAATAAGTCAAACCAAATACCCCAAATTAGAAGTCGTATTTTATAATTTGATAGCACTCGTTTATGAAAAACAACAAGATAGTAAACAGCGGCTGGAATGGCTATTGAAAGCCTATAATCACCCCGAAATTGATTCTTTGCCCAATAACGGAAAATGGCTGATTTACCATAATATTGGTGAGGTTTACGAAAACCTAAATGAATACGATTCTGCAATGAAATATTCGAAAATAATAGATATTAATTGCCGAAAACTGAATATCCCCATAGAGGTATCGTATGCAAATGCAATAATGGGCAGAGTAGAAAAAAAACGAAAAAACTATGCAGAAGCATTGCAATACTTAAAAATCGCAATGAGTTTTTCGAACAAATTTGGGAATCCTTTTTTAGAATCAGAACAATCGGTTGATTTAGCAGGCGTTTTTCATGAAATCAATCAACCAGACTCAGCTATTTTTTATGCCGAAAAAGCCTTAAATGGGGGTAAAAAATTTAAAAATTTAGTACTGACGGCAAGTGCCGCAAAACTTTTAGCTGAGATATATGAACATAAAAATCCATCAAAGGCCATCAGTTATTTAAAAATTTTGAATGCTACTAATGATAGCCTTTATACGGCTACAAGAATTATTCAGACACAAAATATTGTAAACACTATACAACAACGTGAGCGAGATTTAAAAGAAGCAAAAAAAGATTACGATAACTCAATAAGGCAGAATGCACTCATCGGATTTCTCATTTCTTTAGGCTTGCTGACATTGATTTTGATACGAAACAACCGTCAAAAACAAAAAGGTGTGGCTATTTTGAAGGATAAAAACAGAGAAATAAGCCTTCAAAAAGATGAAATTGAAAAAACAATGGAGCAGAAGCAAATGCTGCTTTCTGAGTTGCAACACCGAGTAAAAAATAACTTGCAGTACGTTATCAGTATCTTAGAAATCCAGAAAGAATCAGTTAATTATAGCAATATTGACGACTTGATTAAGAGCAACCAAAATCGGATTCATTCGATAGCTCTGCTTCATAAAAAATTAAATTTAACCGATAGTGTCAATGATGTTGATTTGAAAAGATACATAACAGACCTCTCCGAACTCGTCAAAGACTCGTATGATAACAAATTTAAAAATGTGAATTTGTTTATCACTTGCGAAGTTGAAATTTTATCTATTACAAAGGCTTTGCCTCTAGGTCTGATAATCGTCGAATTGGTCAGCAATAGCATGAAACATGCCTTCAAAAACCAGCAAAATGGCATCATCGATATCGAAATTAGGTATGACACACATTCAAAAAAGAATTGCCTACAATACATTGACAATGGCGAAGGTTTTGATTTTGTAAATGTAGAAACCAAAGGGCTTGGCGTAGAAATAATGAAAGGTTTGATTGACCAACTCAATGGTAAAATAGAAACATACCTCAAAAAAGGCTTCGAACTGAAAATCTATTTTTAA
- a CDS encoding YybH family protein — MKYLLQIGCIFVMLSACTASQGENTDENAQPDLAQIRTDIETLENNWAIAVNTKNIPELMAFYADDAVSMPDDSPMLVGKEAIRQFQEKQNLTQKLTHSFETIEVFSEGKQVLEVGKTTMKDSTGKVVGSGKYMALFEKRGREYLCIREMYNDDSK; from the coding sequence ATGAAATATCTTCTCCAAATCGGCTGTATATTTGTTATGCTCAGCGCATGTACTGCATCGCAGGGTGAAAATACGGATGAAAACGCCCAGCCTGACTTAGCCCAAATCCGTACCGATATTGAAACCCTAGAAAACAATTGGGCTATAGCGGTTAATACCAAGAATATCCCCGAGCTCATGGCTTTCTACGCCGACGATGCCGTGTCGATGCCCGACGATTCGCCCATGCTGGTTGGGAAAGAGGCCATCCGCCAGTTTCAGGAAAAGCAAAACCTCACCCAAAAATTGACCCATTCGTTCGAAACCATCGAGGTATTTTCGGAAGGAAAGCAAGTGTTGGAAGTAGGTAAAACCACCATGAAAGACTCGACGGGGAAAGTGGTAGGCAGTGGCAAATACATGGCCCTCTTTGAAAAACGCGGCCGGGAGTACTTGTGCATCCGAGAGATGTACAACGATGATAGCAAGTAA
- a CDS encoding LytR/AlgR family response regulator transcription factor, producing MNPKVILVVEDDYLNRRLTKKILQENGYQVLEAKNADEALKILNKELVDLTILDINLGDGEMDGISLGKLIQNKQKVPFIYLTAYENAKVISEAVATSPYSYLTKPFKNSDLVASVELAIIKSAKEDKPKPTILVKDGEYKVALPIEDINYITSEGNYLLFHTDKKTYKCRSTIEQILKVLPSLSFIQIHRAFIVNKNKVEKFNSKSVIVGNVEIPLSKKDFPNNLSNMS from the coding sequence ATGAATCCAAAGGTAATTTTAGTCGTAGAAGACGATTATCTGAATAGAAGACTCACCAAGAAGATTCTTCAAGAAAATGGTTATCAGGTTTTGGAAGCAAAAAATGCCGATGAAGCCTTGAAGATTCTCAATAAAGAATTGGTTGACCTCACCATTCTCGACATCAACCTTGGCGATGGCGAAATGGACGGTATCAGCTTGGGAAAGCTCATTCAAAACAAACAAAAAGTACCATTTATTTATCTGACCGCCTACGAAAACGCAAAAGTTATCAGCGAAGCCGTAGCAACTTCACCCTATTCATACTTAACAAAACCCTTCAAAAACAGCGACTTGGTTGCCTCTGTCGAATTGGCAATTATCAAATCTGCCAAAGAAGACAAACCCAAACCTACAATTTTGGTAAAAGATGGTGAATACAAGGTGGCATTGCCAATAGAAGACATCAACTATATCACATCTGAAGGTAACTATTTGCTATTTCACACCGATAAAAAGACCTATAAATGTCGCTCGACCATTGAGCAGATTCTTAAAGTTCTTCCGTCATTATCATTTATACAAATCCACCGAGCTTTTATTGTCAATAAAAACAAAGTTGAGAAATTCAATTCTAAAAGTGTGATAGTAGGCAATGTAGAAATTCCGTTGTCGAAAAAAGATTTTCCAAATAATTTGTCGAACATGAGTTAA
- a CDS encoding YybH family protein: MKNSNFFLSATVAVAISFLTIGCNSPATDTTTKSVAETTEQAVTKPDMAVIKTEIQALETAWAAADNARDVQALLAFYADDAASLSNNAPMVVGKAALQKDIEANFAKKAKGATSIYEVLDVFGNENTVTEVGKSTVKDASGKVISTGKYMAIWEKRDGKYLCVRDIYNDDVKAK; this comes from the coding sequence ATGAAAAACAGTAACTTTTTCCTTTCTGCAACCGTAGCAGTTGCTATTTCTTTTTTAACAATCGGGTGTAATTCGCCCGCTACTGACACCACAACCAAATCTGTTGCGGAGACTACCGAACAAGCAGTGACCAAGCCAGACATGGCAGTCATAAAAACCGAAATACAAGCCTTAGAAACGGCTTGGGCTGCCGCCGACAATGCCCGTGATGTGCAGGCACTGCTGGCTTTTTATGCCGATGATGCCGCGAGTTTGTCCAATAATGCGCCAATGGTCGTAGGCAAAGCGGCCCTTCAAAAAGACATTGAGGCAAACTTTGCCAAAAAAGCCAAAGGTGCCACGAGTATCTATGAAGTTTTGGATGTATTCGGCAATGAAAATACTGTGACGGAGGTGGGCAAATCGACGGTCAAAGATGCCTCTGGAAAGGTGATTTCCACGGGTAAGTACATGGCAATCTGGGAAAAGCGTGACGGAAAATACCTGTGCGTACGCGATATTTACAACGATGACGTGAAAGCGAAGTAA
- a CDS encoding outer membrane beta-barrel protein yields MKTSILQVICIVSVLFFISKPVSGQMQILGKVADKVGKPLSFANILVFNVQDSSFVKGDIAKEDGSFTIQNIKEGAYFCEVSMLGFSKKNTTFFQLIPQAPTMDLGVVALTENTELNTVEIVAKKPLFEQKIDRLVINVENSITSAGSTALDVLERSPGVMVNRQDNTISLSGKSGVVVMINGKLNYMSSDAAVQMLSGMSAGSIEKIELLSTPPSNLDAEGNAGYINILLKKNQNEGFSGSYAFTAGYGRGTVGNGSFNLNYRHKKITIYGSYDYVHLGQEQNSRTYRRIMLGNNLLETETSALRHPSDNNHNVRIGLDYQLDAKTMVSLAVSGFSKKYAMNNTLNESTLSRNNVVDTLIRLKINEVNLWKHVGASFGVQRILRENEALSFGVDYLHYDNDQPVNYNNTWFDGKNNLLFNQTVRSTKITPINFGIVKMDYSRDFGKKGKLEMGVKAVMSQFKNNVGVETLMFNAWKADPDFTAKYRLKESIGAAYTSYETKWGPKTTVKGGLRFEYTQSNLGSEEVPNIVDRKYGRLFPSLFLTHDYNKNKTLSFSYSRRITRPTFKDLAPFTFFIDPNTFLSGNAALQPAISDNLKADYRFKSTLFSLQYSYTSSPIAGFQARLKPGSNKLYYVAENQKNLQTYSLTIGQPYSPVKWWTTYTNLAGVFSVVNAYNNGYLVTVKFPNVTLYNVQTFSLTKKVTLEVSGYYNSGGLWGISKMKAFGELNVGLQKRMGKDGGKLSIGYDNIFNSSIYRINLNLPEQQQYFETRLQFTQPKFKISWSQNFGNQKMKAAAKRAEAEEKARVE; encoded by the coding sequence ATGAAAACCTCTATTCTTCAAGTTATTTGCATTGTATCGGTTTTGTTTTTTATAAGCAAACCTGTTTCTGGGCAAATGCAAATTTTAGGAAAAGTTGCCGATAAGGTAGGCAAACCGCTGTCCTTTGCCAATATTTTAGTCTTTAATGTTCAAGATTCTTCTTTTGTAAAAGGAGATATTGCCAAAGAAGACGGTTCATTCACGATTCAAAATATCAAAGAAGGTGCTTATTTCTGTGAAGTGAGCATGCTTGGTTTTTCTAAAAAAAATACAACTTTCTTTCAACTGATTCCACAGGCCCCAACGATGGATTTAGGAGTGGTTGCTTTAACAGAAAATACGGAATTAAACACCGTTGAAATCGTTGCCAAAAAGCCGCTGTTTGAGCAAAAAATTGACCGCCTTGTGATAAATGTTGAAAATTCAATCACCTCTGCAGGCAGTACTGCACTGGATGTTCTCGAACGCTCTCCGGGCGTGATGGTGAATCGTCAGGACAACACAATTTCTCTTTCTGGCAAGAGTGGCGTGGTGGTCATGATCAATGGTAAACTCAATTACATGAGCTCCGATGCTGCGGTACAAATGTTGAGCGGAATGAGTGCTGGGAGCATTGAGAAAATCGAATTATTGTCTACGCCGCCTTCCAATTTAGACGCCGAGGGCAATGCTGGGTACATCAATATCCTTCTGAAAAAAAATCAAAATGAGGGTTTTAGTGGCTCGTATGCATTTACGGCGGGTTATGGCAGGGGCACTGTCGGAAACGGTAGTTTCAACCTGAACTATAGACACAAAAAAATAACGATTTATGGCTCCTACGACTACGTGCATTTGGGTCAGGAGCAAAACAGTCGGACGTATCGGCGCATTATGTTGGGAAATAATTTACTGGAAACGGAGACTTCTGCCCTGCGGCATCCCAGCGATAATAACCATAATGTGCGGATTGGGCTTGATTATCAGCTAGATGCCAAGACAATGGTGAGCCTTGCAGTGTCGGGTTTTTCTAAAAAATACGCCATGAATAACACGCTCAACGAATCAACCCTTTCACGAAATAACGTGGTAGATACACTGATTCGTCTCAAAATCAATGAGGTTAATCTTTGGAAACACGTTGGCGCAAGTTTTGGGGTTCAGCGTATTTTACGTGAAAATGAGGCACTGTCATTTGGGGTCGATTATTTGCATTATGACAACGATCAACCCGTCAATTACAACAATACGTGGTTTGATGGTAAAAACAATTTACTATTCAATCAAACGGTGCGCAGTACCAAAATCACACCCATCAATTTTGGGATTGTGAAAATGGATTATAGCCGAGATTTTGGCAAAAAAGGGAAGTTAGAGATGGGCGTGAAGGCCGTAATGTCTCAATTTAAAAACAATGTAGGCGTTGAAACGCTCATGTTTAATGCGTGGAAAGCCGACCCTGATTTCACGGCTAAATACAGATTGAAAGAAAGTATCGGCGCCGCATATACTTCGTATGAAACGAAATGGGGCCCCAAAACCACGGTGAAGGGTGGCCTGCGTTTTGAATACACGCAATCGAATTTGGGCTCAGAAGAAGTCCCCAATATCGTTGACCGTAAATACGGACGATTATTTCCAAGCCTGTTTCTGACGCATGATTACAATAAAAATAAAACGTTGAGCTTCTCGTACAGCCGCCGCATTACGCGCCCTACGTTCAAGGATTTGGCACCGTTTACTTTTTTTATTGACCCTAATACTTTTCTGTCGGGTAATGCGGCTTTGCAACCTGCCATCTCCGACAACTTAAAAGCCGATTATCGTTTCAAAAGCACCTTGTTTAGTTTGCAATATAGCTACACTTCGAGTCCTATTGCGGGTTTTCAGGCGCGCTTAAAACCGGGCAGCAACAAACTCTATTATGTGGCTGAAAATCAAAAAAACTTGCAAACGTATTCGTTGACCATCGGGCAGCCTTACAGCCCCGTTAAATGGTGGACAACGTACACCAATCTTGCGGGAGTATTCAGCGTAGTAAATGCTTATAACAACGGATATTTGGTAACGGTCAAATTTCCGAATGTGACTTTATACAACGTACAGACGTTTAGTTTGACCAAAAAAGTCACTTTGGAAGTATCTGGTTATTACAATTCAGGTGGGTTGTGGGGCATTTCTAAAATGAAAGCATTTGGAGAATTAAATGTCGGTTTACAAAAGAGAATGGGTAAGGATGGGGGGAAACTGAGCATCGGCTACGATAACATTTTCAATTCATCAATCTATCGGATTAACTTGAATTTGCCCGAACAGCAGCAGTATTTTGAAACAAGACTGCAATTTACCCAGCCCAAATTCAAAATATCTTGGTCACAAAATTTTGGTAACCAGAAAATGAAAGCCGCCGCCAAAAGAGCAGAAGCAGAAGAGAAAGCGCGCGTGGAGTAA